CCTCAACAAGTTTTACAATTACTTAGATAATATTTAGGATAATATTTTAAGGGCGAATGGATTCGCCCTTTTTTTATTTTTATAATTATTTCTAAATATTCCACTAAAGAAAAAAGAAAAACAGTCGAAATATATAGTGATTATAAAATATTACATTTCACACGGAGGTGAAATTATGAGGATATATCATAATATGGAGGCTATGAATGCCTGGAGAACACTTACAAATGTAAAGTCTGATATGGGAAAGTCTTTGGAAAAATTGTCCTCTGGTTTAAGAATTAACAGAGCAGCTGACGATGCAGCAGGTTTGGCTATTTCTGAAAAAATGAGAAACCAAATTAAAGGTTTAGACACTGCTGTTAGAAATTCCCAAGATGCTATTTCCATGATTCAAACTGCTGAAGGTGGATTAGACGAAATCCACTCAATCTTAAAACGTATGAGAGAATTAGCTGTACAAGCTACATCTGATACAAATACAGATGCTGATAGAGTTCAATTACAAAACGAATTTACTGAATTAAGAGATGAAATTAATAGAATAGCCAAAACAACTCAATTTAACACTAAAAACTTATTAGATGGTTCTTTAAAAGAAACTAGAAGTGCTGATGTTAAATTAGTATCTCCAGGTTCCGCTCATTTTGAGGTTGATACAACATTTGGAACTAACGGTGTTGGTCATACTATTACACAAGATGCTAATGTTATTATTGAAGTAGGACAATTGAATGGTTCTGCTACATCTGGAATTGATGTTAAGTTAACAATTGTAACAGCCGGCGGAAGCAACAGCGTTACAACTCTTGCATCAAATGGTTCTGCAGTTATAGGTGTTGGTGGTGGATCTATTAAAATCAAATGGGATACTAATCAAATTGCCGATATAAACGATTTTGGCGGAACATTAGCATCAGGTACAAAAGTTGATGGTGGTGCTGTTGTTGTATATGGTAAAGTAAGCTCTGGAGATTCTGGAGTTAATCCATTGAATTTCCATATTGGTGCTAATGAAGGTCAAGTTATTTCTATGGGCTTTGAAAGTATGAAAGCTGATGATTTAGGTATTACTACTGGAATAAGTGTAGATACCTCATCTGATGCTGAATTTGCCATTAGTGCTATAGATGCTGCTGTATATAGAGTATCTGCATTTAGAGCAAAACTTGGTGCTGCTCAAAATAGGCTTGAACATACTATTAAGAACTTAGGTGTAGCCTCTGAAAACTTAACAGCTGCTGAATCACGTATTAGAGATGCTGATATGGCAAAAGTTATGGCTGACTTTACAAAACAACAAATTCTAATGCAATCTGGTACAGCTATGTTGTCTCAATCTAACCAACTACCTCAACAAGTTTTACAATTACTTAGATAATATTTAGGATAATATTTTAAGGGCGAATGGATTCGCCCTTTTTTTATTTTTATAATACATTTATATAAAACAAAAAGGGTGTTTCAATCACCCTTTTTGTTTTTATTATTATATTTTTGTTTTTTTCAACCAACCTATAACAATAGGACTTGCTATATACAATGATGAATATGTACCTACTACAACACCCACTGCTAAACCAAATGCAAATGGAGCAATTGCTTTACCACCCCAAATTAATATAGGGAGAACTACTAAAAATGTTGTTATAGATGTATTTAATGATCTAACAATAACTTCATTAATACTAATATTTACAATTTCTTCAATGCTTTTTTTACCTCTAAATTTCTTCATATTTTCCCTTATCTTATCATATACAACAATAGTATCATTTAATGAATAACCCGCTAAAGTTAAAAATGCTGCTATTGCTGCCACATTAATCTCAATACTAAACATTGAATAAAATCCCATAGTAATCAAAATATCATGAGCTAAAGCTAAAATAGCACCAACTCCAAATGAAAACTTAAATCTTAATGTAATATATGCAAGTAATAAAATTAAAGAAATAATAACAGCGTACCAAGCAAATGATTTTATTTCTTCAGCAGCATATCCTGATACATCATTAAATTCCAAAAATTCAATTTTAACACCTTTTTCTGAAAATTTTTCTTTCATATTATTAATTAATTCTTCTTTTAAAGATGTTGATCCTGATAATGATTCTTTCAAAACAACTAAATATTGATATAACTCTGTATTTTCAACATTTAGATTTTTTAATTTTGCAATTTTAGCTGTAGCGTAATCTGATTTAATAGAACTTAATATATCTCTTACTTCATCTACTCCTACTTCTTTATCTGATGATATAACAAATTCAGTTCCTCCTGCAAAATCCACTCCTAAATTAAATCCTTTAGTAAAAACAAAAATTAAACTTGTAATTATTAATAATAATGATAATAGTATAAACATTTTTCTTTTTCCAACAAAATCAAACATTATTTTCCCTCCTCTACAGCCGCTTTTTGATATTTTTTCACATTTATTAGATGACTTGTGGATTCAAGGATTGATCTTGAAACTACTAAATTAGTAAACATACTTCCTAAAGTACCTATAATTAGAGTAATTGCAAACCCTCTAACTGTACCTGTAGCGAAGTAGTACAATACAACTCCAGCTAATACTGTTGTTAAATTAGCATCAAATAATGTCCAAAATGCCTTATCAAAACCAAATCTAACGGCTGTTAAAGGAGGCCTTCCATGCCTTAATTCTTCCTTAATTCTTTCATATATAATAACGTTTCCGTCTACAGTTGTACCAAATGTTAAAATAATACCTGCAAGACCTGGTAGGGTTAATATTGCATTAGTACCTGCTAATATTCCTAATAATAACATTGAATTAAATAATAATGCAATATCAGCAACTAATCCCATCCAACCATAGAATATAATCATATAGATCATAACAACAAATAATCCTAATAATCCAGCTTTAATGATTGTTTCAACAACATCTCTACCTAATGTAGGACCTGTAGTTCTTTCTTGGAATTTAATTAAGTCAACTGGTAAATTACCAGCTTTTATTAGTGCTGAAACATTTCTTGCTTCATCAATAGTTTGAATACCTGTTATTTCTGCACTACCACCTGTAATTTTTTGATTCACAGTAGGAGCAATTATAACCCTATTATCTAAAATAATAGCTAATCTCTTTCCGATTAAATTACCAGTAATTAATTCAAATTTTTTACTGCCTTGAGAACTAAATTTCAAATTAACTTTAAAACCACTATTTCTAGTATTTATATCTGAATTTGCATCTATTACTTCCGTCCCAGTAAATTCAAATGGCTCTTCGCCAAATGTAAAGTATTTCTTTACCTTATACCATGTTGTTTCATCATATATATCTCTTACATAATCATATAATTCTTCTTCTTTCCCATTAATTACTACATATTTATTTCTTGAAACATTTGGTTTTGTATCAGATGTTTGAACTTCAACTACTTCTGCAAAATATAACTTTCCTCTACTACCAATTAATTTTTCTGCTGTTTCAATATCTGTAATTCCTGGAATTTCAACACGAACTCTAATTTTGTTTCCACTAACAACTTTTGTAACCACAGCTTCTGTATATCCTGCAGCATCTAATCTTTTTCTTAAAACAAGAATAACATTGTCTATAATTTCATTTGGATCTGTACCTTCATCTAATTTCATATCATACTCTAACATACTTCCGCCTTGAATATCTAAACCTAACTTAATATTTGATAAATATTTTAATACGCCCGTATTTTCTACATTTTCATTTGATGGCCAAAAAAACATAAATAATGCTGTTAGTATAACTAATACTGATATAATTACTCTAACTCTATGCGCTTTCACAAAACCAACCTCCTTGATATATTACTTTTCTTCTTTACTTTCTTTATTTGATTTAGATAAAATTGCAACTATTGAACTTTTTGTAATATCCAATTCTGTTTTATCAGCAGTTCTTATTCTAACATAATCATTATTTATATTAACTACTTTACCAACTATACCAGCTTGGGTTAAAATTTTATCATCTTTTTTTAATTGAGATAACATATCTCTATGTTTTTTCTCTTGCCTTCTTTGAGGAAGAATAATTAAAAAATACATCATACCAAAAATTAATATAAACGGAAATAGTAACCCCCAGAAACCTCCAGATGATGCTGTTGCAGTATTAGCAGATGTTTGCGGCGCTGCTGCTTCAGGTGGACCAAAAAAAAGAATATTTGTTATGCTATAAAAATTCATAATAACTTCACCTCCAAATAATTTTTTCTTAGAATATTATAACACAGATTTGTGATTTATGGAAATTTTTATGATATAATAATAGAGGAAATTTTTTTCTTATATAGAAAAATTAATAAATAAAAATATAAGGGGGTATATTAATGGAATTATTAAAAGAATTAGAAAGCATTATTAACAATCTTACAAATAAGTACAACAAAATAAAAGAAGAAAAAGACAAGCTTAAAAAAGAAAACGAAGAGCTATATGTTGAATATGAAAACATTACTAGAGAACGAGATTCATTAAAAACACAAATAGAAGAATTTAAAAAGAACGAGGAAGAAATGAAAAAATACATTCAAGATATTAATTTAAAATTAAAAGAAATACTTGGTGAAGAGATAATTGAAACACCTTCTGAAAAAAATGAAAATACAATTAATGAAAATATATCATATGAGGAACCTAAATGGTAATAAAGTTTAGGCGGTGAATTTATGGGAGACAGAATTGATAAACGTATTTACTTTGATTTAATGGGGAAAAAATATGATTTCATAACAGATGAACCTGAAGAGGTTGTCAATGAAATACTTGAAAATATAAAAGAAAATGTTGAAGATATATATTCAAAAATGAACAATCCAGATATTGTTCATATTCTTCTATATTTATTATTAAATGAAAATTTAGAAAAAATAGAAATGAAAAACGGATTGAAAAATTTAATAGAAAAGGCTAATACTGTCTCCCATAATAAAGGTTAATTGGTGGTGTGTTTATATGAAAATAGGTTTTTTTGATTCTGGAATAGGCGGTTTAACCGTTTTAAAAAAGGTGGTCAATACCTTTAAAGGCCACCACTATTTTTATTTTGGCGATACTTTAAATGTACCATATGGTTCTAAACCTATAGAAAAAATTATATATATATTAAAAGATTTATTCCATTTTTATGAAGAAAATGGAATAGATATTGTCGTTGCTGCCTGTAATACTTCTGATTCTCTAATATTAAGAAATTATATTGATATTAATAAATATAGTTTTAAATATATTAGTATTTTAAAAAATGCTGTTTTACAAATAAACAAAAAAGAAAAAGTATTACTACTTGCTACAGAAAACACTGTTAGAACAGGTACATATAGAGAATTATTGATTTCTAAAGATGTTTCTGTACATGAAATTGCTTGTCCTCTTTTTGTTCCTTTAATAGAAGAAGGAATTTGGCATGGCCCTATTGCCGAATCAATAGTAAATTTTTATTTAAAAAATCAAAAATCATATGATAAAATTATTTTAGGTTGTACTCATTATCCAATTTTAGAAAAACATATTAATAAGGTTGTCAATGGAAACATTATCGACCCAGCAGATGGGATAGTTGAAACACTTAAAAATCAAATCCCTGTAATATATGAAAATCCAAAGATTGATTTTTATGTTTCTGGAAATATAAATAAATTTATACATAATACAGAAAGAATATTGGGGAAAAATAATTTTAACGTTTCATATAATCACCTTGTTTTAGGGGAGAATGGGGTGAATTTATGGTAGAAAAAAGAAAATTATTATTAATTACTGGTTTATCAGGTGCTGGAAAAACTACAATATTAAAAATACTGGAAGATATTAATTATTATACAATTGATAATATACCTCCACATTTAATAGATGAATTTACTGCTATGCTTCTTAATAGCACTGAAATAAATAATATTGCTTTTGTTAGTGATATTAGATGGAAAGATTCTGAAAAACTGAAAATGGAAATACTAAAAATACGAGAAAAATTTAAATTTTCAAATATTGATTTTACAGTAATATTTTTAGATTCTTCCCAAGAAACTATAAAAACTAGGTTTATGAAATCAAGAAGAGGGCATCCTCTACAAAGCAATTATACTTCTTTAGATGAGGCTATTGAAAATGAAGTAGAATTAATGACCCCAATAAAAGAGATATCAGATTATATTATTGATACAACAAATTTAGAGCCATCTAACTTTAGAGAAAAAATTCTTGAAATTTTAAATGAAAAAAAAGCAAATAACACTAAAATAAGAATAATAAGTTTTGGTTTTAAATATACTCCACCAAATGATTTAGATTATATGTTTGATGTTAGATTTTTACCAAATCCATATTATATAAAAGAATTATATATAAAAACAGGAAAAGATGATGAAATCAAAGAATATTTAGAACACTTTAATGAAACACAAGAAACAGTTGAATCAATATATAATTTAATAACCAAAGTTCAAAAATGGTATTCTTCAACTGGAAGAGTATCTATAAATGTCGGTATAGGATGTACAGGAGGGCGACATCGTTCTGTATATATTGCCGAACAATTATATTATTTATTAAATCAAAATAATTACAATGTCTCTATTTATCATAGAGATATTGAAAGGTGATATTATGTCTTTCTTTTCAGAAAAGGTAAAATTAGAGTTAGTTAACACAAAAATTGATTATCCTGAAATAGAACTTTTTGGTTTTATTAAAGGTAAAGGGAGTTTTGTAATAAATGGCGATCAATATTTTTTGAAATTATCTGTATCTTCAATGAATACATTAAAAAGAGTATACAAAATTTCAAAAGAAATATTTGAAGAATGGATTACAACATATATAAAGGTTGAAAAAAGACTAAAGTTAGGTAGAATGGGTGAGTTATATTTTAATTTAATGCATGCAAAAATTGTTTTTGACGATAAAAAAATTGATATATTTTCCGATAAAATTCCATCTTATATTTCATCAGATCCTTACCTCTTTGGAATTTTCTTTAGAGGATTATTTTTAAGTTGTGGTTCTGTTTCTATAACGAAAAATTATCATTTTGAAATATTTTCTGATTTCACTGAAGATTTTGCTCAAATGATAATAAAAATTTTACATAATCTTATAGGAATCAAAGCTAATTATATAAATAAAAATAATAAAATAAAAATATATATAAAATCTTCTAATGATATATTGAATGTATTAGAATTAATTGGTGCACATAACTCAGCAGAGGAAATTTCTAATATAATAAAAGTTCGCGAATTAAAAAGTAACGTATCGCGAACGTTTAATTTTATCTCTGCCAATGCTTCAAAAACAGCTGAAAGTGCTTCAAAACAAATTAAAGATATTGAATTAATAATAAAAAATAATTTGTTCGAAGATTTACCCAATGATTTAAAAGAAATCGCTATGTACAGATTAGAAAATGAAAGTGATAGCTTAAGTGAAATGGCTGAGAACTTAAATATTTCAAAATCTACATTGTATTATAAATTAAAAAAGATAGAAAAATTAGCAAAAGAAATTAGAGGTGAAAAAAAATGAAATGCCCATATTGCGGACACGATGAAACTCGGGTATTAGATTCACGGACTATTGCAGAAGGAACTGTAACTAGAAGAAGAAGAGAATGTTTAAAATGTAATAGCAGATTCACTACTTACGAAAGATATGAAACACATAAAATATTTGTAATTAAAAAGAACGGTCAAAGAGAATTGTTTGATAGAAAAAAAATATTAAACGGTTTAATAAAAGCATGTTATAAAAGAGCTATTAGTTATGAAGAAATTGAAAGTATTGCTGCGCAAGTTGAAGAAAACATAAGAAAATTAGGTGTATCTGAAATTGAAAGTGTTAAAATTGGTGATATGGTAATGTATGAACTTAAAAAAATAGATCATGTTGCATATGTTAGGTTTGCTTCAGTATATAAAGAATTTGGCGATTTAGATCATTTTGTAAAAATAATTAATGATTTGAAAAAGAAAGAAGATAAATAAGGAGGTTTAAATATGGTTCCAGGAGAGAAGATTCAATTAACAAAAGAAGGTTATGAAAATTTATTAAAAGAAAAAGAAATTCTAAAGAAAAGATTAATGACTGAAATCGCTGAAAGAATTAAAGAAGCTAGGGAACTTGGTGATTTATCTGAAAACAGTGAATACGAAGAAGCTAAAAACGAACAAGGTAAAATCGATTCTAGAATTAAAGAAATAGACTATATTTTAGATAATGCAGAAGTTATTGATGAATCTGAAAGTAATAATGATGAAGTAAACTTAGGAAATACTGTAATAGTTAAGGATTTAAGAAAAAATATCGAAGAAACATATAAAATTGTTAATTCACAAGAAGCAGATATTTTTTCTAACCCTAAAAAAATTAGTTCAGAGTCTCCTTTAGGAAAATCGTTATTAAAAAAGAGAATTGGAGATAGAATTAAATTTAAAACCCCTGCTAATGTTGAACGAGAATTAGAAATATTGGCTATTTTAAAATATGGAGGTGCTTGAGTTGAGCGATTTAAGAGAGCAAAAATTAAAATTGATTGAAGAAATCAGAAACGAAGGAAGAAACCCATATCCCTATAGATTCGAAAAAGATATGAAGGTTGAAGAAATCAAAGAAAAATATGGAAACATTTCAGACGGCGAACTATTAGAAAATGATATTTTTAAATTTGCTGGAAGAGTTATGTCTATTAGAAAACACGGAAAATCCGCTTTTATAGTTTTAAAAGATGATACTGGAAGAATACAAGCATATATAAAAAAAGATAAAGTTCCTGATGGAAAATTTGATGAATTTAAAAAATATATGGATATTGGTGATTGGGTTGGATTAGAAGGATTTCCATTTAAAACACATACAGGAGAGTTAACTATATTAATTCTCAACTTCGAAATACTCTCAAAAGCATTAAGACCATTACCAGAAAAATGGCATGGATTAAAAGATAGGGAAATAAAATATAGACAAAGATATGTTGACATGATTGCTAATGATGAAAGTTTAAAAACTTTTGTTACTAGATTTAAAGCAATTAGATATATTAGAGAATTTTTACACTCAAAAGGATTTATAGAAGTAGAAACACCTGTTTTACACCCAATTTTAGGTGGAGCTAATGCTAGACCTTTTGTTACACATTTAAATGTATATGATGTTGATATGTATTTAAGAATTGCCCCTGAATTATACTTAAAAAGACTAGTAGTTGGTGGAATGGAAAAAGTATTTGAAATTGGTAAAAATTTCAGAAATGAAGGTGTTTCTTACAAACATAATCCAGAATTCACAATGATGGAATTATATCAAGCATATGCTGATTATACTGATATGATGAAATTAACAGAAGATGTTTTATCTTATGTTGTTGAAAAAATTCATGGTACAACCAAAATTAATTACCAAGGTGTTGAAATTGACTTTAAACCTCCTTTTAAAAGAGTAAAAATGAGAGATTTTATAAAAGAACATTTAGGTGTTGATATTTTAGAAGATCCTGATGAAAAATTAGTAGAAGTGCTAAAAGAAAATGGTGTCGAAGTATCTGTTGAAGATAAAGGGCATTATATAGATGAATTATGGTCATTAGTTGAACATCATATTGTACAACCAACATTTGTTTTAGAACATCCCGTTGAAATTTCACCATTAGCAAAAAGACATAGAGAAGACCCAAGAGTTACTGAAAGATTTGAATTAATTATATATGGAAGAGAATTAGCAAATGCTTTTAGTGAATTAAATGATCCTGTTGATCAATTACAAAGATTTAAAAAACAAGTTGAGTTAAAAGATATGGGTGATGAAGAAGCCCAAATGATGGATTTAGACTTTGTCAGAGCTCTAGAATATGGATTACCTCCAACAGGCGGTTTGGGTATTGGTATAGATAGATTTGTAATGTTCTTAACCAACGCTGAAACTATTAGAGATGTTATAGCTTATCCTATTGTTAAGCCTATGAATTTTGAAGATGAAGAAAATTTATTTGAATCTGATGAATAATTTTAACCTTTTTTAAATATTAAATTCATCTTTATGTATATAATATACTAGGTATAACTAAGTATAAAATAATAATTAAAATATATAGGAGGCTGATTAAAATGGCTAGAGTTTGTGAAGTTTGCGGAAAAAGACCTACTGCTGGAAATAATGTTGCTCACTCAAAAGTTACAACAAGAAGATGGTGGAAACCAAACATTCAAAAAGTTAAAGTTTTATTAGAAGATGGAACAGTAAAAAGAATGAATGTTTGTACAAGTTGTTTAAAAGCTGGAAAAGTTAAAAGAGCAATTTAATTATAGCGCCTTAGGGCGCTATTTTTAATATGTGTTATAATATTTTGGGGTGATAGTTTTGAAAGTTTTAGGACCTATTGTTACTTCTAAATCTATTGGTCAATCATATATACAATTAAGAGATTTAATACCTATATCAAAAAAATATGGGTATGAAAGTATAGTCTTATATGAAGATCATCCAAAATCATGGATTAATTTTATTAATCTATGTAATAAATTTAAAATTAAACCATACATTTTATTTGAAAATGGAAATAGAGTTTATTTTCCAAAGAATTCTGAAGATTTAAAAAAATTAATACGATTATACAATGGCGAGAATTTAGATTTGCCTTTTTTTGAAAAATCTAATATTTTCAAAAAAATTGTATATCCTACAATGCAATTCTCTAAAATCATAAATAATATTGATGGTGATTATATTAGAAAAGATTATCATTTAAAATATTATATTACTGAAAGACTTCACGATGAAATTATCAAAACTAATACCAACTATAATATTTCAGAATTTTATATTGGAATACCCAAACTAGGTGGATTTAAAAAACTATACGAAAGTATTTTACCTATAATTAGCAAATTACCAGATAAATATGTTGAAAGGTTAAAAATAGAATTAGAAGTTATTAGAAAATTAGATGTATCTGATTACATATTAACTGTTAAAAAAATTGTAGACATCGCAAAAAAAGCAGAAAGTTTAGTTGGTCCAGGTAGAGGTTCTGCTGTTGGATCTTTAATTGTTTATTTATTAGGCATAACTTTAATTGACCCTATTAAATATAACTTGTATTTTGAAAGATTTTTAAATGATTCAAGAAAAGAACTTCCAGATATTGATATTGATGTAGAATCTAACAAAAGAGATATGATAATCGAGGAGTTAAATAAGGAATTTGATATTGCACAAATAAAAACATTTGTAAGAATGAAAAATAAAAGCGTATTTAAAAAAATAAAAGAAATACTAAATGTTGATTACTCAAATAAATTTAGTAAAAATATCAGATCACCTGAAAATATGCATTTATATTCAAAATATAAAGATTATTATACTTTAGCTTTTTATTTAGAAGGACTAGAAATTGCAGAATCTGTCCATGCTGCTGGAATTATACTATCAGATAAGAATTTAAAACAAAAAATCCCTCTTGATTTAAATAGAGATATTCCTATTACATTATGGGAAATGGATGATTTAAAAAGTATTGGAATCGAAAAATTTGACTTACTATCTTTAGATACATTATCTTTTTTAAAAGAGTTTAATTTTAACTACACAAAAGAACATTTTATAAGTTTAAATAACAAAAAAGCTTATGAAATAATTTCAAAAGGTTATACTGAGGGTATTTTTCAACTTGAATCGAAACTTGCTAAAAAACTTGCTAAAAATTTAAAACCTGATTCTTTTGAAAAATTATATATTTTACTTGCTTTAAATAGACCAGGTCCATTAAACTCTGGAATGTTTGACGAATATTTACATGGAACTAGTAAAAGTTATTTGAAAGAACTTATCCCTGAAACTAATGGTGTTATTATTTTTCAAGAACAAGTTATGTTTTTAGCTCAAAAATTGGGAAATTTATCTCCTTCAGAATCTGATGATTTTAGAAGAGCAATTTCAAAAAAAGAAATTAATAAAATTAAACATTTAAAAACAAAATTTATTTCTAACGCTTCAAATATTATTGGAGAAAAAGAAGCAAAAATATTATTTGAAAAAATTGAAAATTTTGCTCAATATGCTTTTAATAAATCTCATAGTGTTGCATATGCTCATTTAAGTTATTGGATAGCAGAATTAAAAAGTATATATCCTGAAAAATTCTATTTAGAATATATAAAATACAAAGGATTAACAATGAATATATTTAATGAAATGAAATTAATGAACATAAAAATAAATTTGCCAAATATTTTAACTCCAAATGGTAATTTTAATAAAAATTCTATTATCTTGCCATTGAGAGTAATCAAGGGTGTTGGAGAATTCGCTGAAAAAACTATATTAGACGATATTCAAAAAAACGGAAAATACTCTTCCTTTGAAGAATTTGTATTGAGATCTAAAGAAATTGGAATAACTAGAAATATCATTGAGCAATTAATTAAAGCGGGGTCTTTTGAAGCATTTAATAAAAATAGAAGAATGCTTATTAGAAATATATCTGAAATTGAAATGAATGCTA
This is a stretch of genomic DNA from Marinitoga sp. 38H-ov. It encodes these proteins:
- the lysS gene encoding lysine--tRNA ligase — protein: MEVLELSDLREQKLKLIEEIRNEGRNPYPYRFEKDMKVEEIKEKYGNISDGELLENDIFKFAGRVMSIRKHGKSAFIVLKDDTGRIQAYIKKDKVPDGKFDEFKKYMDIGDWVGLEGFPFKTHTGELTILILNFEILSKALRPLPEKWHGLKDREIKYRQRYVDMIANDESLKTFVTRFKAIRYIREFLHSKGFIEVETPVLHPILGGANARPFVTHLNVYDVDMYLRIAPELYLKRLVVGGMEKVFEIGKNFRNEGVSYKHNPEFTMMELYQAYADYTDMMKLTEDVLSYVVEKIHGTTKINYQGVEIDFKPPFKRVKMRDFIKEHLGVDILEDPDEKLVEVLKENGVEVSVEDKGHYIDELWSLVEHHIVQPTFVLEHPVEISPLAKRHREDPRVTERFELIIYGRELANAFSELNDPVDQLQRFKKQVELKDMGDEEAQMMDLDFVRALEYGLPPTGGLGIGIDRFVMFLTNAETIRDVIAYPIVKPMNFEDEENLFESDE
- the rpmB gene encoding 50S ribosomal protein L28 translates to MARVCEVCGKRPTAGNNVAHSKVTTRRWWKPNIQKVKVLLEDGTVKRMNVCTSCLKAGKVKRAI
- the dnaE gene encoding DNA polymerase III subunit alpha is translated as MKVLGPIVTSKSIGQSYIQLRDLIPISKKYGYESIVLYEDHPKSWINFINLCNKFKIKPYILFENGNRVYFPKNSEDLKKLIRLYNGENLDLPFFEKSNIFKKIVYPTMQFSKIINNIDGDYIRKDYHLKYYITERLHDEIIKTNTNYNISEFYIGIPKLGGFKKLYESILPIISKLPDKYVERLKIELEVIRKLDVSDYILTVKKIVDIAKKAESLVGPGRGSAVGSLIVYLLGITLIDPIKYNLYFERFLNDSRKELPDIDIDVESNKRDMIIEELNKEFDIAQIKTFVRMKNKSVFKKIKEILNVDYSNKFSKNIRSPENMHLYSKYKDYYTLAFYLEGLEIAESVHAAGIILSDKNLKQKIPLDLNRDIPITLWEMDDLKSIGIEKFDLLSLDTLSFLKEFNFNYTKEHFISLNNKKAYEIISKGYTEGIFQLESKLAKKLAKNLKPDSFEKLYILLALNRPGPLNSGMFDEYLHGTSKSYLKELIPETNGVIIFQEQVMFLAQKLGNLSPSESDDFRRAISKKEINKIKHLKTKFISNASNIIGEKEAKILFEKIENFAQYAFNKSHSVAYAHLSYWIAELKSIYPEKFYLEYIKYKGLTMNIFNEMKLMNIKINLPNILTPNGNFNKNSIILPLRVIKGVGEFAEKTILDDIQKNGKYSSFEEFVLRSKEIGITRNIIEQLIKAGSFEAFNKNRRMLIRNISEIEMNASESSKKILSNVFGENISNESKKITTSKEDIFNFEKEVYGFVISS